AAACACCCCTCTGAACTATTTTTATTTAAATTTCACAAGACCGAAGCCAAATATATTATCTTTACCTTTTTCACCGAGGTCTTCAGAAAGTTTTAGCAATACATTATAGATTTTATCTTTGTTTATGCTGTGTTTATGTGGCAAGCCCCACTTTTCTGGTTTGCTTAAGATAAGAGCGATAATTGCTGTCAGGTGTGCAGCAGCCACAGAGTTTCCACTTGAGAGTTTGTAACTATTGTTTGGAGCTGTGGACAAAATATTTTCACCATAAGAGCAAAAATCAATTTTGCCTTGAGAAGAAAACTGAGATATTTGATTTTTGCAGTTGACAGAAGCAACAGATATAACTTCGGGGTATGATGCAGGAAAGCCTGCTTTTGAACCAAATGAATTTCTTGCCGAGGCAACAATGATTATTTTATGTTTTGCTGCTTTTGAAACAGCTTTTCTGAGTTTTGGATTATCAGATGAGGTAGAAAAACTCATGTTTACGATGTTAATCTTGTTTTTTATACAAAAGTCAAGAGCACGTACAACGAGGTCAACTTTTCCTTCAAGTTTTTTATTTAAGATTTTTAAGATGAAGATTTCAGCATCAGGTGCAATGCCGACAATACCAAAGTTGTTATTTTGAGCTGCGATTATACCTGCGATAAAAGTTCCATGTCCTGTTTCATCTGATGCGGGTTTGTTTGGCTCAATAAAGTTAATAGTTTTGATAATATTTGCACTTTTTAAGTCAGGATGGTTCAGGTCAATACCAGAATCCAGAATAGCAATTTTAACATTTTTGCCTCTTGTAAATTTCCACATTTTAGTGATACCAAGTTTTTTGTAGCTCCAGGGAACAATTTGCTTTTTATAGGCTTGTTGAGGGTTTTGTGTAGAAGGATTATTACTCATGTAGAGATTGGCAGCAAGTATTGATGATAATATTGCAAAGATAGCACCTGACAGTAAAAAAAGCTTCTTGTGTTTGTGCAACAAATTAGAACCTCCTAACAAAATAAATAGGATTAAAGTATTTAAGAGGTGTTAAGCATAATGATAGTTATCAACTCCTTTCAATGGATAAAATAGCTATAAATACTTATATCAAAAAAAAACGCAATAGGCAAATTGAATAAATTTTATTTTCTTCATGTGGAGAGTTTAAACAAGAGGAAGGCTTAGAATTTATTGGTATTAGCAAATGATGTAGTGACAAAATTGAGGTCCAAATTTTGTCAATCCCAGTCCTCCCAAACTTTTTGAGTTTCAAACTGACAAAGTCGAGAAAAAGGTAACAGGTGTAAATTACGAAATGCCACTTTTCTCATTTTTTTGAGTTTAGAAACTTTAAATTATCTTGATACAAAACATTTAATAAAAAATTAACAAAATCAATTTTTATTTTTTTTTACAAAACAATAAATAAGAATACCTAAATTTATTAGGAGAGCTACACAGGTTATATAAAGAGGATAGTTATTGACAATCTGAGCAGAGGTTCCAACAATTTTTATTCTAAAGCAGTTTATATCAATAGATTTTAATCCTTCACTGTGAGCAACTAAACTATATTTTCCATTAAATTCAAATAAAAAAACCATGAGCGACAGAAGAATTAAAAACATAATTATTAGATTTATTAATGTAACTTTTTTCATGATTACTTCTCTCCTTCAGAGTTAGTTGAAATTAATTTATTATCTACAATTCTTTTCATCTTTCCGTTTCTAACTGCATTTTGTATTATATCGGCAATTTCTTCATCAGATTTTGATTCATTACCAAGCACAAGCGTTCGACCCATCATATTATTATATAAATCCATTTCTTTTTCTATAGCAGGTTGTCCAGTAGCTCCTTCTTCATGAGCTGTTGCCCAATCATAAGCCCAGCTATAATCGATATACTTAACCATTAATGCATTCCAATATGCATGTCTAAATGCATCGCAATTGCCATTGTGTAGTACTGAATCATTATATCTTTTTTTAGCTTCAGTATCAGCTTTATATCCGCCTATATTGCTTTTAATCCTTTGATAGGATTTTGATTAAATAGTTCTTGTTCTTTTGGATTTAAGTCAGGTAGTCCAGGATAATCAGATGACCCCATTATCTTATTAGAATTATTAACATTAATTTTTTCCTTCGACAAATATTTATTCTCTATTTCTTTTCTCAGAAAGTTGTTAATTTCGTCTTCTGTAGCATTGGGTTTATTTTGAATATAATCATTTACTTTAGACATAAAATACTCAACATCTATTGTTTTTATTAATGCTCAATAATTTATATTATTCCTAATATCTTCAACTTCATTGTTCCCTACAACTTGATTCATATCTTTTTTCATTAAATCTCCAGTCACATTACTTTGTGCAAATGCAATTACCCCAGTTATTATAAACAGTAAAACTATTAGGGTAGCTACTGAAACCTTTAAAGCTCTGTTCATAACATTCAACTCCTTTCTTTCTATTTTTTATAATCTTTAGCAAAAACATTCAATATAAGCATTATCCAGAATAGCCAATATCTAAAAACTTTGGTCATCCTTATTAATACATGTAGTGAGAACATATAAAACAGATGTGCTCCAATGAGAAGAGTTCGCAAATTCAATATAATAAATAAATTTTTTAACATCTAAGAACTATTA
The sequence above is drawn from the Caldicellulosiruptor bescii DSM 6725 genome and encodes:
- a CDS encoding S8 family peptidase, coding for MHKHKKLFLLSGAIFAILSSILAANLYMSNNPSTQNPQQAYKKQIVPWSYKKLGITKMWKFTRGKNVKIAILDSGIDLNHPDLKSANIIKTINFIEPNKPASDETGHGTFIAGIIAAQNNNFGIVGIAPDAEIFILKILNKKLEGKVDLVVRALDFCIKNKINIVNMSFSTSSDNPKLRKAVSKAAKHKIIIVASARNSFGSKAGFPASYPEVISVASVNCKNQISQFSSQGKIDFCSYGENILSTAPNNSYKLSSGNSVAAAHLTAIIALILSKPEKWGLPHKHSINKDKIYNVLLKLSEDLGEKGKDNIFGFGLVKFK
- a CDS encoding DUF6973 domain-containing protein, producing MKSNIGGYKADTEAKKRYNDSVLHNGNCDAFRHAYWNALMVKYIDYSWAYDWATAHEEGATGQPAIEKEMDLYNNMMGRTLVLGNESKSDEEIADIIQNAVRNGKMKRIVDNKLISTNSEGEK